In Nitrosomonas stercoris, the genomic stretch CGCAGAATGGCCTGACCGCACCAATTCTCCACACAAAATGAGGTCAGATCTATCATCCGAATGACTGTTCTTACGAACAGCAGCTCCAAATTTCCTCAATTCGCGACCTGACCCCTTCGCGTGCTCTAACATCTCGCTGTCTAAGCTGAAAGGCCAACAAGAGTACCGCATTTATTTTCCAGTAAAAATACGGGTCAGAATAATGTAAAAATTGCTAATAGGAATCATTAGCATTATAATTTTCGCACACTTCGAAGACATGATATGCAATTGATGCTCTATCAGAAAGAGTCATTTTTAACAACAATAACCAAGGTTGGCACCAAAACATGCCAGATACAAACACTCGGAGCTCATTCACTGCATCATGGGTTCAAATTTACACGGAAAATCTATCCGTACTCACCAGATTTGCTCGTAAATTCACCAGTTGCGGCTATCATGCCGAAGATATCGTACAGGATGTCTTCTTCAAATTATCCTCTGCCCTCCTATTTCTTCCCCAAAAGATCAGCTGAATTATCTGTTTCAAATAATTCGTAACCTGGCTATCGATCATTACCGCAAGCAGGCGCTAATAAACAAACATATTGTCACTGTAGAAGAATACGAGAACCTCAACACAAACGAAATATCACCCGAAGCCATATGTGAAGATAAGCAAGCTCTGGAAAAATTATCTGCCGCATTGTCGGAATTACCAGAACGAACGCGCTACGCCTTTGAAAGACACCGTATAGACGGTGTACCTCAAAAAGAAATCGCCAAAGAATTAGGCGTTTCTCCTACGCTTATCAATTTTATGATCAAAGATGCACTCATCCATTGTTCAAAATTTCTATAAAACCAGATATATAGTCACGAGATACTTGCCTAAAGGGCGATACATCTAATTTGTACAGCAGCAAGGAAAGAAGAAGTATTTTTGGCATGTCTTGTAGCAATGCCGCGCCATTGTTTGAGATGCAAAAAAGCATTCTCGACAAGATGCCTCAGTTTATACAGTTCTTTATCGTAAGATCTTTGTATCTTTCGGTTTTCCTTCGGAGGAATAACCACCTTCATTCCCTGTTTTTCTGCCTGTTCAATAATGGCATTACTATCGTAGCTACGATCTGCCAACAGATAATGTGCATCCATTCCTGCGAACAGGTGGCCAGCGGGGAGCCATGATGCGGTGTAGCGAGCATGGTTAAACTGCGCACCCGGTGTGCATTGCATGGGATCCAGATGATGAATCAAATAACGGCTGTCCAGCCCGCCCATGCTGTGTGCAATTAAATCAATCCGATCGGCACAGATGCGCGCCAGAAAATTTGCCAGCGCCTGAGCACGCACTTCGATAACGCTATTGGGCGGAAGAGTGGGAAAGAAAATCTGCCGAGGATCGTTTTGCAAGTGTGCGTGCAGCGAGCGGAAATACTGAATTTCCTTGCCAAGGATGGAGTAAGCGGAAAACCCCAGTAGACCGTGCACAAAGACGATTGCTTCTTTATCCGGGGTATTCATTGTATTTTTTATACTGCGGTTGAAATTTGTTCGCAGAGAAATCAGCTAAGGCTTGAGTAATTCTTCAATTTGGAGTCCTATTCCTGGCTTGCCATTAAATACTGTTCCAGTTTTTTTCTTGTTCAGGTGTTCCAAATTGATAGTATAAGCTTGAGCTGGTAGCGGGAAATATTTCACCTCTCTTACTAAACTCAGCGCGTTCCTCATATAGAATTCAATGAATGCCTTGACTTCCGGTTTTTCTGCCGATTCAATGTTCACGTAGATAAAAATTGGGCGTGATAATGGCCTGTAACGTCCATTCTCTACTGTATTAATAGATGGAACAATGGCGCCTTTACCCCCATCAACAGCGAGCGCTCGAAGTTTTTTCTGATTTTCATTGTAATAAGCAAAGCCGAAATACCCTAGTGCATTTTCATCATTCTCCACCCCTTTTACTAGTACGTTGTCATCTTCAGAAGCAGTGTAATCTCCTCGACTAGATTTAGTTTTTCCAACAATGGCTTCCGTAAAATAGTCAAAAGTGCCAGAATCTGCTCCAGGTCCGTAGAGATTTATTGGTCTATCTGGCCATGCCGGATTTACCTGATTCCAGCTGATTATTTTTCTATGGGCATCAGGTTCCCAGATCTTTTTTAATTCTGCGGTAGTAATAGTTTTAACCCAATCATTTTTTGGGTTCACTACAATAGTTAATGCGTCGTATGCTATGGGCATTTCAACATATTGTACTCTGGTAGCTTCACATGCATCCATTTCCTCTTTCAGGATAGGACGTGAGGCATTAGTGATGTCAATCTCACCACGACAAAATTTCTTGAAGCCACCTCCTGTTCCTGAAATGCCAACTGTCACTTTGGCTGCACCTTTCTTGGTTATTTGAAAATCTTCTGCGATGGCTTCAGTAATGGGAAAAACAGTGCTAGAACCATCAATTTTTATAATTGGTACGGCATATGCAGTATTAATAGTTCCAAATAACACACTCAATACTAATCCTATTATTTTAATACTAGACAATTTCAGCATTTTAACCTCCTAAAATAGTTATGACGTTAAGAAACTTGAATTAAAAAGCTATTTGACTACGGAACATAAACGTGTTCAGGCCATTGGGTTTGCCGCCACTTGCGGTAATGAGTGGTGAATCCTTGATTTCCAATATTTTGTCGTAATTGAACATGAAGCGAATATTGTTGTTAACGTGCCAATTCAGTGCAAATGTCAGGTTTTTCATTTCTCCTGCCTTGAGAGCATCATTATTTAAATCTACTCCAGCAATGCGTACTGCAAGCTCCCACGCTCCCCATCCACCTCTAGAAAAACTGAAATTGCTGGTTGGTTCTATTCTATGAAATTGCCCATCTTTGTATTGACGTGATTCTCCTGTGAGTGTCCATGTAACTTCTCCATACCATCCGTTGAAGTTGAGCGAGTGCAAGCTGTTTCTACGGGCAATCCAGCTATGTGTGTATTCACCTCCCGCGCTAAACGGCCCATATACGCCGCTGACTTCCAAGCCTAGCATCTTGATATCTTCAATATTTCCCAAGGTGCCCGAATCAATCGGAAAAAGATCAGTCATATGTGAGGTTTGGTGCTTGAATCTTACGCCGTTAGAGGGGCCAAACAGCTGGCCATTTCTACTTGGTTTACGATAATTCCCTGCGATACCCAGATGAACAACTCTTGTTTTCTCATTAACAGGTGCAAAGGTGACGCGTGAACTGGTTCCCCAGCCTTCATCCGAACTATTGTTATTGGCATCAATTGATTCTCCAAAAAGGCCGAGCTGCCAAGTCCAATTCTTGTCTATATTTGACAAATTGATGCCAATAGCGCGATCTACGACCGGCCCATTTAACACATTCATTAATGATCTTTCCATGAATATAAGATCGTTGGAGCTCTCCTGTAGCTCGCGACTGAAAGGCTGTTTCTGGTGACCCACATTGATCTTTACAGGATTTAGCCCCTTGTATGAGATATACATATCCTTGACACCAACCTTGTTATCAGCAAAATCGATCTGGCTTTTAAAGCCCCAATCGTTAAAGAGAGTGCCTTGAAACTCTATACGCCCCCGCCGAAGTTCTGTGCCATCATTGGCCTGAATTGGAACGCCATTTCTAAAAAAATGATCATTACTGCTGTGTGTATAATCCACGTGAATCCGACCACCAATCTTGAATCTGAAGCTCTTGTCGGGTGATTCAAACTGCAAACCGTTTTTATCCAATTTGACGAGCTGTCCTTCATTTGTCTCAAGGCGCTCAGCAAGTTGTGGATACTCTTCTTTTTCCTCCGTTATTGCGGTTGTATCTTCAGATGAAGATTGACTGATTCTCTTTGTTTCCAGCGTGGGTGATGTGCTTGTTGGTGGAGTGCTCCGGATTTTTTCGTAGGTGCCTAATCGTTCTCGGCCAAGCCCAGGCTTTGCAGATATATGTTTAGCATCCACATAAAGATCAATCGCAAAAGTGCTGGATGACGTCCCTGTGGTTCCTAAGGTAATCGCTGCTGCCAATGCAAATTTTGGAAATTTCAAAGTTATGATCCCGATTGTAATGTTTGTTGGTCATTTCTTACTGAGTCAAATCGGGAGGGAGGATACAAACGTAAAATGACAGTTTGATTACTGTTTTGTTATCGTTTTGTGACAAAATTTTTCTGTTTTTTGTCCGTTGTTCTATCAGGCTTGTCTGAGACATGGTGCATGTGGTGGTAGCACTCTTTGCAAGAGTATAAAGAAATGTTATTGCAGATATCATCGGAGGTGGGGCATGTTACGGCGTGCGTTCTTGCGTTTTTAACGTATACGCTTTATTTGCGCGCCGGGAATGTAAACTGGATACTGTTATCAGTCAGGATTGTATGGATTTTGTAGGAAAGAGTCTCGATCACGACCTTCAAGAAGGCGGTTGCCGTGTTGCGGTTGGCTTTGTTCTGGAGTTGAACAAAAACAAGCTTTGATGTCCGGTCAATGACTACAAAAAGATAGAGTTTACCTTCCTTCGTACGAACTTCGGCAATATCAATATGGAAGTAGCCAATTGGATAGGCATTAAACTTTTTATTTGGCTTGTCGCCATCAACATTGGGCAACCGACTGGTGCCATGCCGTTGAAAGCAGCATCGCTACTGCATGTGTACTTGCAACAAAATGACAAGAGGATATGAACCGAAGGATAGAACCTTCTCAACACCATCAAACTGATAACGGTATTGTCATAATTTCGAATCATTGGGATTAACCAGTAAAAATAAACCATCACCCACTGCAACACGGTACGGTTTATCTTGCGGTTTTAAACCTCGAATCGCGTTATTCGTGACACCCACAAAAATAAGTCCATATGAGTTATTTGCGAGATCAGAAACTGCATAAATTATTGATTTTATTGATCATTGGTGCCGGGAGGGGGAATCGAACCCCCATGATGTCACCATCGCGGGATTTTGAGTCCCGTGCGTCTACCAATTCCGCCATCCCGGCTACTTGCACGAACAAGGAACGCAATTATCACTGAAATCAGGTTATACGGCAACCAATACTATCCAATACTTGATTTTGTTTTCTTAGTCGCTAGCCATTAATACCAGCTCATATTTGCATTAAATAAAAAAAAGATACTAGAATTTCTGCAAACAATTAGAAAGGTATAGTACCTATCAAATCCATCAGAAGAAGCAAACATATAAGTTAAAGAAGTTTCTTCTAAAATGAAATAGCTTACCATTATCAACCAATAAGCAATGACATAAAACTTTACTCTGGAGTTTATTTTGCACGCCCTCGATAATACTGCCGCCACCTCTTCAAAAGCCGGACTTCTTTTTGACGAAGTAGCACAATACCTCAAACCTGAAGATGTAATCTCACTGAAAAAAGCCTATTTTTTCAGTGAGAAAGCACACACTGGTCAGTTTAGAAAATCCGGAGAGCCTTACATCTCCCATCCAGTGGCTGTTGCCAGAATCCTAGGAAAAATGCATCTGGATACCACAACACTAGCAGCGGCTCTGCTGCATGATGTAGTGGAAGATACTGGTATTTCAAAAGAAGAGATTAGCGAGCAATTTGGTTCTTCTGTCTCAGAACTGGTGGACGGCGTTTCCAAACTGGATCGCATCAAGTTTCAAACACAAGCGGATGTCCAGGCGGAGAATTTCCGCAAAATGCTGCTGGCCATGGCGCAGGATATACGGGTCATTCTGATTAAGCTGGCTGATCGCTTGCACAATATGCGCACGCTGGAAGTCATGCGACCGGAAAAACAGCATCGTATTGCACGTGAAACTCTGGAGATCTATGTTCCAATTGCCAATCGCCTTGGCCTGGAAAATATATATCAGGAATTACAGGAACTGGGTTTTCGCTTTTCCTATCCACTGCGCTACAAAGTGTTACGCAAAGCGATTCTAGCTGCAAGAGGCAATCGACGGGAAATTGTTGGAAAAATTCTGGAAGCAACCAAACAATGTTTGCAGGAAGCCAAGTTGGATGCTGCCGTAACTGGTCGGGAAAAGCATTTGTACAGCATCTACAAAAAAATGGTAGGCAAAAGCTTGCGCTTTTCTGATGTGCTGGATATTTATGGCTTCAGAATCATCGTTAAGGATATTCCATCTTGTTACGTCGCACTGGGTACATTGCACAGCCTATACAAACCTATTCCTGGCAAATTCAAGGATTACATAGCTATTCCCAAACCCAATGGTTATCAATCACTACACAGCACCCTGCTTGGCCCTTACGGATTGCCGCTAGAAATCCAGATTCGCACGCATGAAATGCACCACATCGCTGAAGCAGGCGTTGCTTCTCATTGGCTCTATAAAACTCAGGGCAGCGACACAGCAACGGATGATTTATATATGAAAGCCAATCAGTGGATGAAAGGATTACTGGAAACTCTGGATGATTCTTCCGATTCCCTGGAATTCCTGGAGCATCTCAAAGTCGATTTATTTCCTGGTGATATCTATGTCTTTACACCACAAGGCAAGATATTAACACTGCCACGTGGCGCCACTGTGGTAGATTTTGCCTACGCCGTGCATACCGACATTGGCAATAGTTGTGTAGCGGCTCGCATCAATAGTGAAATCGCTCCGCTACGTACACGCTTGAGAAGCGGAGATCGCGTAGAAATTATCACCGCACCGGTTGCTAAACCTAATCCAGCCTGGCTGTCTTATGTTGTTACTGGTAGAGCGCGCTCCAGTATTCGTTACTTTCTCAGAACCATTCAATATAGCGAATCAGTCAAGCTTGGAGAACGTCTCTTGAACCAGGCTTTGCGTTCTTTCGGAACCAATCCGGAAACGATTGAAGCAGCACAATGGGAAAAGCTGATCAAGGAAAGTGGCATCAAATCCAAAGAAGCTTTATTAGCTAATATCGCACTTGGCAAACAGCTTGCAGCTGTGATTGCCAAACGACTCACTGCTCCAGCAGGCGAATCCGCAGCACCCAATATAGATCGCGAGACCTCCATTACTATACAAGGAACTGAGGGGATGGCAGTCAAATTTGCTCGCTGCTGCTATCCCATCCCTGGTGATGGCATTGTCGGGCTGATAAAGAAAGATCAGGGATTAACCATTCATACACAGGATTGTTCTTCCGTAATTAAAATCAAGGATCACAAGAATATAGATAATCAACTGGATGTTGTATGGGGAACAGCTATTGACAGAACTTTTCCTGTTGGCATATTTACGACGGTTATGAACAAAAGCGGTGTTTTGGCCAGAGTCACCGCTGAGATCGCTAAAGCTGACTCAAATATTGACGATATAACACTGGAAAATGATAAAGATTACACGACAATGCGTTTTGTTCTGCAAGCCAGAGATCGTCAACACCTCGCACAAATCTTTCGCAGACTGAAACATATTCGTGAAATCGCCAAAATGGGTCGTGTCAGAAACTAATCAACTAACTGTTTAATAAAATGAGTGTAGATAGCTTGCAACTTGACTTTACTTCGCCTGGCGCAATTCCTCCTGATCCCCTGGAAGAAATCCAGAATATTATCGATGAAATGCAAATAAAGATGCAAACACTGGCGGCACTACTGGAGAATGATCAAGTAAAGGACACAGTGGGGTGGAAACTGTTAGCAATGTTTTATCTGGTAACGGAACGAGCAGATAATTTATCCAAAATTGAAAAACTCTACCAAAAAATTACAGGCGCTCCTCTCTCAGCTAATTTGGAACAAGAATACACACAGTGGTTTGGCGTCAAAAATACACAACAATCTGTTGTATTCGAGATTCCTAAAAAAATTACAGCAGAAGCATTGCCCGAGAATGCGATTATTCGACATGGCTGCCATGCCTCTAATCACATCTTGCTTGATTTTTCTAACGTACAGGAAATTGATAGTAGCGGGCTTAAAAAATTAGCAAAACTTTTTACAGGTATTCCTAACAACCATACTGGCCTTGAACTCAAACAAATTGAGCGTTTTATTGCTCACTTGCAAGATAAAGCAGAAAAAGCTGGCACAGGCGCACCTTTAATCTGGGAGGTGTTATTTGCTTATGAACGCTTCCGTAACAATAAAGAAGCTTTTGAAGAAAAAGCGATCAAATTTGCTGTTCTTTTTGGTATTTCCCCCCCTTCCTGGGAATAGAAATCTGAAAACTTACTTACTCACAACCTCTTCTTTCTTTAAGAACCTGTTCAAAATCTTTTTTTTGGTAGATACTCTCTGGATGAGAAAATACTATCCTAGCGACATTAGTCGAGAACAATTTGAGCAGGTTCGCCTGTTGTTGGAGGGTGCGAGGAAGAAGACACGTCCGCGCACCGTGGATCTGTACGAGGTGTTTTGTGCGGTGCTATATTTGCTCAAGAGTGGCTGCCAGTGGCGTCTGTTGCCGGACAGTTTTCCGAAGTGGCGCACAGTGCACTCGTACTGGGCCATCTGGAGTGAGCCAGATGCGGAGGGAGTGAGCCTGCTGGAGCGGGCGTTAAAAAAAATCCGTTGGCGCGGTTCGTACCAGACAGGGGCGCAGCGCTTGCAGCACGTTCTTGATCGTGGACGCGCAGAGCGTGAAAAACACGGACACGGCGGGCCAGAAGGGTTATGACGCTGGCAAGAAGATCTCTGGTATCAAGCGTCACATCGCAGTTGATACCCAGGGCTTGCCGCATGCCATTGCGGTGACGACGGCAGAAGTGACTGACCGCAAAGGGGCGTTGCAAGCCCTGGAGCACTGCAGACCAAGCTTGGGAAAAGTACAAAGTCTGCTGTGCGATAGCGGCTATACCGGAGAACCATTTGCTGAAGGCGTGCGAGAAATTCTAGGAAAACTGGTTACGGTGCAGATTGCCAAGCGCAGTGAATTGCATACCTTCGCCGTTATCCCCAAGCGTTGGGTGGTGGAGCGCAGCTTTGCCTGGCTGGAGAAGAATCGACGGTTGTGGAAAAACTGCGAGCGTAAACTCAATACCAGCTTGCAATTCATTCAGCTGGCATTCCTGGCTCTTTTGCTTAAAAGATTTTGAACAGGCTCTAAGAGCCCGTTTACGATCTCATCATTATTCCTTACGATACGTGGATGAAGAGAACAAAATATGCCAGTGATATTAGCAAAGAGAAGTTTGCCGAGATAGAGCCGCTATTGCGTAGCGTGAGGCGCAGCACCAAACCCACGACAATAGATTTGTATGAAGTATTTTGTGCTGTGCTGTATCTGCTGCGTACTGGTTGCCAGTGGAGATTTTTGCCCGGAGAGTTTCCCAAATGGCAGAGTGTATATGCCTATTGGCGCAAATGGAATGAGCCTGACCAGCACGGCGTGAGCGTGCTGGAGCAGGCATTAAAAAAATCAGGTTGGCGCGGCCCGAGAGAAACTGGGGCGCAACGCTTGCAGCACGTTCTTGATTGTGGACGCGCAAAGCGTGAAGAATACAGACACGGCTGACCAGAAAGGCTATGACGCCGGCAAGAAGGTGTCGGGCATCAAGCGCCATATCGCTGTTGATACCTTGGGGTTGCCGCACGCCATTGCAGTGACGACAGCGGAAGTGACTGACCGTAACGGTGCATTGCAGGCCTTGAAGCGTTGCAGAGTGTGACGGTGGCTATACTGGAGCACCATTTGCCGAAAGTGTGCAAGAAATTCTGGGCAAACCTGTCACCGTGCAGATCGCCAAACGCAGCAAACTGCATACCTTCAAGGTTATGCCCAGGCGCTGGATAGTGGAACGTAGTTTCGCCTGGCTGGAAAAGTGCCGAAGATTATGGAAAAACTGCGAACGTAAACTTGATACCAGCTTGCAGCTCATTCATTTGGCTTTCTTGGCACTATTACTCAGAAGATCGTAAACAGGCTCTAAGGAGTTTTCAGCAAATTCTTAACTCTTCCTTAACCGTTGCCCCGCACAAGACTAGTAGTAACTCCATTTAATTGCAGCGAGGCACGTACTCGATCCAATTCTTCCATTTTGGCAAATGGACCAATGCGCACACGATGAACCACTGCATTATTGCCTGTTTTCCCAATTTGCACTGAAGCCATCACTCCCAACATGGCAAGCTCAGCTTTCATTCTTTCCGCATCACCCGCATTCATAAAAGAACCGGCTTGCAAATAGTATTTTTCTTTTAGCGTCGCCACCCGCTCCGGCACTTTCTCTGGTTTTTTTTCAGTTGCTACTGTAGTAGGCGGCAAGGGAATTCGTTCCAATGTATCTTCTAATGGTGGCTCTTCCACTCCTGGTAAAATCTTGTAAAAATCAAAACGCGGTTTATTGGTTTCTTGCTGATCTGAACGTGGCGCACTACCTTTATCCGCCAGTAGCGAGGTCGGCTTTTCACCTGATTGGTTCTGAGAAGATACTTTTCCCGGGTTCTCCTGAGCAAGAAACGGACTAGGTGCTTGGCTAATATAGAGCCACACAGCAATCGCACTCATCAAACCCAAGGTATAACCAATAAACATACCGAGCCACAAAGGGTTTCCCTTTTTCTTCGTTCTGGCCAGGTTCCTGGATTTATAATTTCTACTCATCAGTTTTTCCGTATTCCATCTGTCTTTCGCTACATTTCATGAGGTGCAGAGACTCCTAATAGCAATAATCCCGTTGCTATTAGTTGACGAATAGCTGAAATCAACGCCAATCTCGCTATTGTAAGTGACTCATCTGCTACCAAAAAACGCGTTGAATTATAATAACTATGAAATTCACCTGCTAATTCCCGCAAGAAAAATGCAACCATATGAGGTGCTCGCTCTCTTGCTGCTGACTCAATTGTATCCGGAAAGTCGATCATCTTCTGCAACAAGGAAAACTCTGCCGGATCAATCAGCAAGGTTGTCTCTGCGCTGTTCAGCAAATTGGTGTCACCCCCCCATTGTGCAAGCACACTACAAATACGTGCATGTGCATACTGAACATAATAAACAGGATTATCATTACTTTGTGATTTGGCTAGATCAAGATCAAAATCTAGATGCTGATCACTTTTGCGTAATACATAAAAGAAACGCGCCGCATCATTTCCAACTTCCTGGCGTAATTGTCGCAAAGTAACAAATTCACCCGACCGTGTAGACATCGGCACTTTATTTTCACCTCGATACAAAACAGCAAATTGAACCAGCGCTATTTCAAGTTTATTCGGATCAAGTGCTAACGCCTCAATAGCGCCTTTCACTCGAGCAATATAACCATGATGATCTGCTCCCCAGATATTCAGCATGGCATCAAAGCCACGTTCATATTTGCTAAGGTGATAGGCAATATCCGACGCAAAATAAGTATATTGTCCATTTTCACGCTGTACGACCCGATCTTTCTCATCCCCAAATTCAGTGGAACGAAACCAACGCGCGCCATCTTGCTGATATAACAGCCCTTTATCAGCCAACAACTGTATTGCCTGCGCCACTTTGCCACTGGTAAATAGTGATTGCTCCGAAAACCAGTTATCAAATTCAACCCCGAACTCCAGCAGATCATCACGGCAATCACTTAGCTGTTCTGTCAAGACAAAATCATGTAAATACCGGTAATCCTCTCCTAAAATAGATTGGGCGACCGCTATCAATGCGTCCAGATGGGCATCCTCTCCCTCTGCGTTTACCTTTGTACTTGTACTTACCTCAACCAGCTGTTGCATTGCTGCTGCAGCATAGCGCGCATAATGTTTGCCATGCATTTGGTGCAGTTTTTGAGCCATAGCGACTACGTATTGCCCTTGATAAGCAAGCGCGGGAAAGGGCAAATTGAAATCACACAAAGCAAGATAACGTAGCCAGGTTGATAACGTCAGAATATCCATCTGACGGCCAGCATCATTAACATAAAATTCGCGCGTAACAGCATAGCCCGCAGCTGCCATGATATTTGCCAAACTGGCTCCAAACGCTGCACCACGCCCATGGCCAACATGTAAAGGACCGGTAGGATTGGCAGATACAAATTCAATTTGAATACTCTTTCCTGCGCCCAACTTGCTCTGTCCAAATGCCTTGCCTGCTTGCAACACCTCTAGCAAAAACAGTTGCTTTGCTGTTTTTTCCAGAAAAAAATTGATGAATCCCCCCCCAGCAACAATAGCTTTCTCTACATGTACAGAAGTTGGCAAGGCATCAATTAGCTGCTGTGCTAATTCACGTGGATTACGGCGCACACGCTTAGCCAACTTCATCGCTAAATTACTAGAATAGTCTCCATGAGCAGCCAATTTAGGACGCTGTAACTCGACTGATATTGCTACTTCATCCGGGAGGATTTTTGCTGCCGCTTGCAACAACAGCTGCGCACAGTGCGCTCTAAAATTGGAAGGTGTTGTGGTTGTCATAACAAAAAAATTCAATAAGTTCACATTATAACGACTTGCCTGTAAACTTGTTTGCGCGATTCGTCCAGTAGAATTAATCCCCAAAATCCATCAGATAAAATATTGATACACATTTTTAATATAGTTTTTATGACTGGATTCACTTTTTACAGCTTGCAAATTGGATGGGTTACGCAGCCAGTATATAATCAAGGAATAAGATTACTATCTCAACAGATAACGTTCTGATCAGTTCATAATGAAAAATACAGAAGAGAAATTCGGAGAAGAAGTGCTTGAAGCCTGTGTCGCGCATGCAAAAGAAGTATTAGCAGAGCAGGCCTCGTTGATCAAAGACAAAAAATATGATTTTGCACCTCAGTTCAAAAACTTAACTATTCAGCTGTACCTGGTTGGAGTCATGCAACAATTTTATGACCAATACGAAGAGACAACAGCTGATGCACGCGAAAAAGCATTCCAGGCACTCAATCATATGATGCTTAAAGATGGAGCCAGAGTTAAGAACGCAAAAAAACAAATCGCATTCGTCAGAAAAATGTCAGTGCTGGATGACGGTGATGAAGCATTGGCGCTTGCCTTGGGTTATGAATCTAAGCCAGGTGATCGTAGTCTGGCAGAAGTTTTTGATCACTACGTTGGTGAATCCAGAGTATCCAAAGGACTATGGAACTACTATGAAAACGGCAAGAAAATTTTACTGCTGGGAGGTTTGTTATTTGCCATGGCAGGCATCTGGTTCGTCACCATCTATCTGCCGGAAAGTGATGACATTACGATTTTGGCGGTAGGTCTGCTATCCGCTTTTCTGTTTATTACTCCCATATTTTTAATCGGCCTGATGATTTATCGCTATAAAGTAAAGAAAGATAATCAATCCGATACCGACTAATTGCTGATATTTAAACAAGAGTAAACCATTACATTATTCTGCCCAAACAGGAAACCAACAAGCAATATGTTTAAAGTGTGTTACTCCAATCAACTAATTAAATAAATTAACTACTTGCTTTTCCTATTTAACAGCTTCGAGATTTTATGAGCGCAACAATCATTGATGGAAAATTGATCGCCAATAAATTACGCGAACAACTAAAACAACGCGCTCAAACGCTATCAGAAACATGGATGCAACCTGGTCTGGCCGTCATATTGGCAGGAGATGATCCAGCTTCACGTGTTTATGTGCGCAACAAAGCCAAAACCTGCGAAGCGCTTGGCATACATTCTGAAGTTTTCAATTTTTCCGGTGATACAACCCAAGCTACCATTTTGCAAAAAATACAGGATTTAAACGTCAATCCTAAAATTCACGGTATTTTGGTGCAACTGCCTTTACCAAAACATATTCGCATTGATGAAGTCATAGCCAGTATTGCAATTGAAAAAGACGTCGATGGTTTTCATCCCTGCAATATCGGTGCATTAGCAACAGGCAATGCGCTATTTCGACCGTGCACTCCTTT encodes the following:
- a CDS encoding protein SphX; translation: MLKLSSIKIIGLVLSVLFGTINTAYAVPIIKIDGSSTVFPITEAIAEDFQITKKGAAKVTVGISGTGGGFKKFCRGEIDITNASRPILKEEMDACEATRVQYVEMPIAYDALTIVVNPKNDWVKTITTAELKKIWEPDAHRKIISWNQVNPAWPDRPINLYGPGADSGTFDYFTEAIVGKTKSSRGDYTASEDDNVLVKGVENDENALGYFGFAYYNENQKKLRALAVDGGKGAIVPSINTVENGRYRPLSRPIFIYVNIESAEKPEVKAFIEFYMRNALSLVREVKYFPLPAQAYTINLEHLNKKKTGTVFNGKPGIGLQIEELLKP
- a CDS encoding orin P, translated to MKFPKFALAAAITLGTTGTSSSTFAIDLYVDAKHISAKPGLGRERLGTYEKIRSTPPTSTSPTLETKRISQSSSEDTTAITEEKEEYPQLAERLETNEGQLVKLDKNGLQFESPDKSFRFKIGGRIHVDYTHSSNDHFFRNGVPIQANDGTELRRGRIEFQGTLFNDWGFKSQIDFADNKVGVKDMYISYKGLNPVKINVGHQKQPFSRELQESSNDLIFMERSLMNVLNGPVVDRAIGINLSNIDKNWTWQLGLFGESIDANNNSSDEGWGTSSRVTFAPVNEKTRVVHLGIAGNYRKPSRNGQLFGPSNGVRFKHQTSHMTDLFPIDSGTLGNIEDIKMLGLEVSGVYGPFSAGGEYTHSWIARRNSLHSLNFNGWYGEVTWTLTGESRQYKDGQFHRIEPTSNFSFSRGGWGAWELAVRIAGVDLNNDALKAGEMKNLTFALNWHVNNNIRFMFNYDKILEIKDSPLITASGGKPNGLNTFMFRSQIAF
- a CDS encoding guanosine-3',5'-bis(diphosphate) 3'-pyrophosphohydrolase, producing the protein MHALDNTAATSSKAGLLFDEVAQYLKPEDVISLKKAYFFSEKAHTGQFRKSGEPYISHPVAVARILGKMHLDTTTLAAALLHDVVEDTGISKEEISEQFGSSVSELVDGVSKLDRIKFQTQADVQAENFRKMLLAMAQDIRVILIKLADRLHNMRTLEVMRPEKQHRIARETLEIYVPIANRLGLENIYQELQELGFRFSYPLRYKVLRKAILAARGNRREIVGKILEATKQCLQEAKLDAAVTGREKHLYSIYKKMVGKSLRFSDVLDIYGFRIIVKDIPSCYVALGTLHSLYKPIPGKFKDYIAIPKPNGYQSLHSTLLGPYGLPLEIQIRTHEMHHIAEAGVASHWLYKTQGSDTATDDLYMKANQWMKGLLETLDDSSDSLEFLEHLKVDLFPGDIYVFTPQGKILTLPRGATVVDFAYAVHTDIGNSCVAARINSEIAPLRTRLRSGDRVEIITAPVAKPNPAWLSYVVTGRARSSIRYFLRTIQYSESVKLGERLLNQALRSFGTNPETIEAAQWEKLIKESGIKSKEALLANIALGKQLAAVIAKRLTAPAGESAAPNIDRETSITIQGTEGMAVKFARCCYPIPGDGIVGLIKKDQGLTIHTQDCSSVIKIKDHKNIDNQLDVVWGTAIDRTFPVGIFTTVMNKSGVLARVTAEIAKADSNIDDITLENDKDYTTMRFVLQARDRQHLAQIFRRLKHIREIAKMGRVRN
- a CDS encoding IS5 family transposase ISNieu4, which produces MKNTDTAGQKGYDAGKKISGIKRHIAVDTQGLPHAIAVTTAEVTDRKGALQALEHCRPSLGKVQSLLCDSGYTGEPFAEGVREILGKLVTVQIAKRSELHTFAVIPKRWVVERSFAWLEKNRRLWKNCERKLNTSLQFIQLAFLALLLKRF
- a CDS encoding IS5 family transposase ISNieu4 produces the protein MKNTDTADQKGYDAGKKVSGIKRHIAVDTLGLPHAIAVTTAEVTDRNGALQALKRCRV
- a CDS encoding IS5 family transposase ISStma16 produces the protein MQEILGKPVTVQIAKRSKLHTFKVMPRRWIVERSFAWLEKCRRLWKNCERKLDTSLQLIHLAFLALLLRRS